From Dreissena polymorpha isolate Duluth1 chromosome 15, UMN_Dpol_1.0, whole genome shotgun sequence, a single genomic window includes:
- the LOC127860956 gene encoding E3 ubiquitin-protein ligase TRIM56-like, with amino-acid sequence MMATPDVLQTTSSMSEDFSVCSLCQETFKRPKMLRCLHTFCNECLNDYIGQNLTSSNCFPCPSCDIDSELPQLAAEGRFADNFKDDQFMASFVELKKALQDGKCCDICVRRNEDIVAKSWCSDCTDALCEACSQVHMHVKVTSSHLMTSLEEMKKQPLDVIMRKKSKVNCDRHGENISLFCVDCKDPLCVQCLAVSHRRCENVITVNDAVASRTDIDKILETLRSFQVSLDNVDGLSAVEKVLEDSIENTKHEITYLSNSLCAKIRDQEQFLLKKLESKSSEARRLLKDRIEPRKLQTKTAKAASLRMNNLLKYGSDVEVLMAFNQIKKQVDDFNLDIGETNPEKLRVCVEFIPDDTSLTYLDELKMLGELRIETGADEGISSWGVTCTSLEDIIVTDCHNKRIQKFNKGGELVDHIQLDDEPRDITTCGLGDDVAVPLIGRLIIFIATRKSLALIKRTKTERQYDGISYSTRESYLVVSCMREKCVDIIQLDGSILKSYMYDKMNECLFDQPRYVSAAVDGSIIVSDTGRHCITCINPRGEVLFRYVSKNDLRNPQGVCVDKIGNVFVADNSNDRIQLLTSNGTFQRYVLVKDSGLERPCAIIVSHTNRLIIVQNDGMVKVYTYC; translated from the coding sequence ATGATGGCCACCCCGGACGTTTTACAAACAACTTCAAGCATGTCGGAAGATTTCAGCGTATGTTCACTCTGTCAGGAAACATTTAAACGTCCAAAAATGCTACGATGTCTTCATACATTTTGCAACGAGTGTTTGAATGATTACATTGGGCAAAATCTGACGTCTTCGAATTGTTTTCCCTGTCCATCGTGTGACATAGATTCGGAATTGCCCCAGCTTGCGGCTGAAGGGCGCTTTGCGGATAACTTCAAGGACGACCAATTTATGGCGTCTTTCGTGGAGTTGAAGAAAGCCTTACAAGATGGCAAGTGCTGTGACATCTGCGTCCGAAGAAATGAAGATATCGTAGCGAAATCCTGGTGCTCTGATTGCACGGACGCTCTGTGTGAGGCGTGTTCTCAGGTGCATATGCATGTGAAGGTGACGTCATCGCACTTAATGACGTCATTGGAAGAAATGAAGAAACAGCCACTTGATGTTATTATGAGAAAGAAGAGCAAAGTTAACTGCGATAGGCACGGAGAAAATATATCGTTATTCTGTGTTGACTGTAAGGATCCTCTGTGCGTACAATGTTTGGCTGTGTCTCACAGACGCTGCGAAAATGTCATCACAGTAAATGACGCTGTTGCTTCAAGGACTGACATCGATAAGATTCTCGAAACACTTCGCTCGTTCCAAGTGTCATTAGATAACGTCGATGGTCTAAGTGCTGTTGAAAAAGTACTAGAAGATTCCATTGAAAATACTAAACATGAAATCACGTATTTGAGCAACTCTTTGTGTGCTAAGATACGAGACCAAGAGCAGTTTTTGTTAAAGAAACTGGAAAGCAAATCATCAGAGGCAAGACGTTTGTTAAAAGACAGAATTGAACCAAGAAAACTTCAAACCAAAACGGCAAAAGCAGCGAGTCTAAGAATGAATAATTTGTTGAAATATGGAAGCGATGTCGAAGTTTTGATGGCATTTAACCAGATAAAGAAACAAGTTGATGATTTTAATTTGGACATTGGAGAAACCAACCCGGAAAAACTAAGAGTATGTGTTGAATTTATTCCGGATGACACAAGTTTAACATATCTGGATGAGTTGAAAATGCTGGGTGAATTGCGCATTGAAACTGGTGCCGATGAAGGGATTTCCTCTTGGGGTGTAACGTGCACATCGCTTGAAGATATTATCGTAACCGACTGCCATAATAAGAGGATACAAAAGTTCAACAAAGGCGGTGAACTTGTAGACCACATTCAGTTAGATGATGAACCAAGAGATATTACAACATGTGGACTTGGTGATGATGTCGCGGTTCCTTTGATAGGACGCCTTATCATTTTCATTGCTACTAGGAAATCACTTGCCTTGATTAAGCGAACCAAAACTGAGCGCCAATACGACGGTATTTCATATTCAACGAGGGAGAGCTACCTGGTGGTAAGCTGCATGAGAGAAAAATGTGTGGATATCATTCAGCTGGATGGAAGTATCCTGAAATCGTACATGTATGACAAAATGAATGAGTGTTTGTTCGATCAACCGAGGTATGTGTCGGCTGCAGTAGACGGCTCAATCATCGTGTCGGACACTGGAAGGCACTGCATTACTTGCATCAACCCCAGAGGCGAGGTGTTATTCCGTTACGTGAGCAAGAATGACTTACGAAATCCACAGGGTGTATGCGTTGATAAAATCGGAAACGTTTTCGTAGCTGACAATTCGAACGACAGGATCCAGTTGCTGACGAGTAACGGTACGTTTCAGCGGTATGTTCTGGTTAAGGATTCGGGACTCGAACGTCCCTGTGCTATTATAGTCAGTCATACAAACAGATTGATTATCGTGCAAAATGATGGAATGGTTAAGGTATATACGTATTGTTAA